The stretch of DNA TCAGCAGTACGACCATCTGATCCGCAGGGATTTGTGACAGATCTGTCTTGATGTAGCTCAGCTGTTTCTGGCCAATACCACCACGATAACTGCTTTTTCCTGACTCCGGATCATGCAGCCATTCGATGTTGTCCAGCACCAGAAAATGGGTTGGCCCGTAATCAAATGAGTAATAGGACGGACCGTATATCCGTTCAAAAGTTTCGTTGACATGCCGGCGACTCGTGGCGTCCGAATTGATGTCGTGGTTTCCGATGACGTTGTACCAGGGAATGCCCAGCAAGCCGATTGTTTTGTTGAGTGGCTGCATGATATTGAGGTCATCAAATACGATGTCACCCAGAGTGACGCCAAACGAGGCTGTCGTACCAATCAAATCTTCAATCACATCGTGAGCGATCCAGTCAACTTCCTGCTGGTTTCGCGGCTGCGTGTCACCGAACAGTATGGCTTGAAATTCATCCGGTTCGGTCTGAGGTGTCAGCGGAAAATCCACGGATTCCGGGAGCGGACCGGTTGGTGCAACTCCGGAGAATTTGGATGAGGGAGATCCGTGTGGTTTGTGTATGTAGTAAAACTGCGGCAGGTTGTCTTCAGTGTGCGGGGTCCGCCAGCCACGAGGTTTGATGACAAACAAAATCGTGTCTTCATCGACCGACAGGCTGTACTGACCGTCATCGTTGGTGGCAACAATCCGGGTCCCGTTTGACACACGCACGTTGGGCAGCGGACGATCGTCGGCGTCGTATTTTTGGTTGCCGTTCACATCATGATAGACAATCCCGCAAGCCTGCTGGTGTGTGTCGTCTGCTGCGGTCGTCCGAGGGAAACAGAATTCACTCTGCAGACTGAGACAGACCAGCAAAATCGCTATTCGAAGCATGAACCAACCTTTGCAAAAAAAACTCTGACTCAGACATTACTGATACTGAGTGTAAAGTGCTTCCCGCCGAACACAATCCTGCGATGTCCAAACGACCGAATGTTCTTTCAGCCATCAGACGTCTCAGTAGATTCTGACGCAGGTGACGTTTCTCTGACGGTTTGTTCCCTGTCATCAATGTCGTGATTTATAGTTAATTCTTTCGCCTTTCAGGTCTGCGGAAAGTTGCTGTTAAAGAACCTCTCTGAAGACTCCACGATGAGTTGCGACCTGGGGCCGCGGGATCAGCGAGCCTGTTCCTTACCGGCAGCGGCTTAACTGCTCCGACTGACTTCTGTCAGAGGGTGACGTGGGTTAAAACCTGCGGGTGCTGACATCACGTGTCGCACACACTTTTACAGCATGTTGCCTGCATGCCATAATTCCGTTTTACCGACAGGCCACCGTCAGGTGGTGCCGCCTGGGA from Fuerstiella sp. encodes:
- a CDS encoding calcineurin-like phosphoesterase family protein; this translates as MLRIAILLVCLSLQSEFCFPRTTAADDTHQQACGIVYHDVNGNQKYDADDRPLPNVRVSNGTRIVATNDDGQYSLSVDEDTILFVIKPRGWRTPHTEDNLPQFYYIHKPHGSPSSKFSGVAPTGPLPESVDFPLTPQTEPDEFQAILFGDTQPRNQQEVDWIAHDVIEDLIGTTASFGVTLGDIVFDDLNIMQPLNKTIGLLGIPWYNVIGNHDINSDATSRRHVNETFERIYGPSYYSFDYGPTHFLVLDNIEWLHDPESGKSSYRGGIGQKQLSYIKTDLSQIPADQMVVLLMHVPLLYTHDRHGLYRLIEKRPFCISVSGHTHTHEHRWITGDDGWEGPQPHHHIINVTVCGSWWSGAPDERGIPHSVLSDGAPNGYSLLSFNGTEYRLDFRAAGRPTDYQMEIDSPEVIRQSDSGNQSITANVFNGSAKSVVELRVGTGDWQRMTKVSLIDPKYQRVYDREAKLLALKESWRKLPKPKLSSHIWQFSLPANLPVGVHALQIRATDHHGRVFNGRRILRVEP